The following coding sequences lie in one Benincasa hispida cultivar B227 chromosome 6, ASM972705v1, whole genome shotgun sequence genomic window:
- the LOC120080325 gene encoding signal peptidase complex catalytic subunit SEC11C-like isoform X2 translates to MGWIRETIESFKSIKIRKALSQAISFGSMSPVVVVLTGSMEPGFARGDILFLHMNKGPIRAGEIVVYNVEGRDIPIVHRVIKVHETRDTGEVYFLTKGDSNEFDDIPLYAENQLWLERQHIMGKAIGFLPYVGYATIIMTDMPIIKYILIGVLGLLVLTSND, encoded by the exons ATGGGTTGGATTAGAGAGACAATCGAGTCTTTCAAATCCATAAAAATCAGAAAGGCTCTATCTCAGGCCATTAGTTTTG GCAGTATGTCACCTGTGGTGGTTGTACTCACTGGAAGTATGGAACCTGGTTTTGCTAGG GGCGACATTCTCTTCCTCCACATGAACAAAGGTCCAATTCGTGCAGGGGAGATCGTCGTGTATAACGTCGAG GGACGCGACATTCCAATTGTCCATCGTGTAATTAAG GTTCACGAGACAAGAGATACGGGAGAAGTTTATTTTCTTACAAAAG GTGACAGTAATGAGTTTGATGATATTCCACTGTATGCTGAGAATCAGCTTTGGTTGGAAAGACAACATATAATGGGAAAAGCCATCGG TTTCTTGCCGTATGTTGGATATGCAACAATTATCATGACAGACATGCCTATAATCAAG TACATACTTATTGGTGTATTGGGATTGCTGGTCTTAACCTCTAATGATTAG
- the LOC120080325 gene encoding signal peptidase complex catalytic subunit SEC11C-like isoform X1 — protein sequence MGWIRETIESFKSIKIRKALSQAISFGLIISFALMIWKALMCWTGSMSPVVVVLTGSMEPGFARGDILFLHMNKGPIRAGEIVVYNVEGRDIPIVHRVIKVHETRDTGEVYFLTKGDSNEFDDIPLYAENQLWLERQHIMGKAIGFLPYVGYATIIMTDMPIIKYILIGVLGLLVLTSND from the exons ATGGGTTGGATTAGAGAGACAATCGAGTCTTTCAAATCCATAAAAATCAGAAAGGCTCTATCTCAGGCCATTAGTTTTG GTTTGATTATTTCGTTTGCATTGATGATTTGGAAAGCATTGATGTGCTGGACAGGCAGTATGTCACCTGTGGTGGTTGTACTCACTGGAAGTATGGAACCTGGTTTTGCTAGG GGCGACATTCTCTTCCTCCACATGAACAAAGGTCCAATTCGTGCAGGGGAGATCGTCGTGTATAACGTCGAG GGACGCGACATTCCAATTGTCCATCGTGTAATTAAG GTTCACGAGACAAGAGATACGGGAGAAGTTTATTTTCTTACAAAAG GTGACAGTAATGAGTTTGATGATATTCCACTGTATGCTGAGAATCAGCTTTGGTTGGAAAGACAACATATAATGGGAAAAGCCATCGG TTTCTTGCCGTATGTTGGATATGCAACAATTATCATGACAGACATGCCTATAATCAAG TACATACTTATTGGTGTATTGGGATTGCTGGTCTTAACCTCTAATGATTAG
- the LOC120080327 gene encoding uncharacterized protein At2g34160-like, translated as MEEIVEGVNSMNLSSDSYDSYKKNRIQVSNTKKPLFFYVNLAKRYMQQHDEVELSALGMAIATVVTVAEILKNNGLAIEKKIATSTVDIKDDSRGRPVQKAKIEILLGKTKNFDELMAAAAEERGEIGDADEQS; from the exons ATGGAAGAAATTGTAGAAGGCGTTAACTCCATGAACTTGAGTTCCGATTCATATGATTCATATAAGAAGAATCGGATTCAGGTCTCCAACACCAAGAAACCCTTGTTCTTCTATGTCAATCTCGCTAAG AGGTACATGCAGCAGCATGATGAGGTTGAACTTTCTGCTCTGGGAATGG CAATTGCCACAGTTGTTACAGTTGccgaaattttgaaaaacaatggATTGGCTATTGAGAAGA AGATTGCAACCTCAACTGTTGATATCAAGGATGACTCTAGAGGAAGACCTGTCCAGAAAGCTAAG ATTGAGATATTGCTGGGTAAAACCAAAAACTTCGATGAATTGATGGCCGCTGCTGCTGAGGAAAGGGGGGAGATAGGTGATGCAGACGAGCAGAGTTAA